The sequence GAAGGGGTCGAGGACGATGCGGTCGGTGTCCTGCTCGGGGGTGGTGGCGGTCATCGGGGGCCTCCAAGTGCGGGGGTGGGCGTGAAGCTCACGGGCAGGTCGGTCAGGCCGCGCAGCCAGGGGGAGGGGCGCCGGGTCAGCTGCTCGGCGGGGACGGCGAGGTCGACGTCGGGCAGCCGGTCGAGGATGACCTCGATGGCCGTACGGGCGATGACCTCGGCGGTCTCCTGCGCCGGGAACGGACAGCGGTGGTCGCCGTGGCTGAAGGAGAAGAACGCGTTGTTGCCGCCGGTGAGCGTGGAGCCGTCGGTCCGCACCTGGGGGTCGGCGTTCGCCCCGGCGAGGGAGAGCACGAGCAGGTCGCCGGCCTTGATGTGACGGCCGCCCAAGTGGGTGTCGCGGGCCGCCCAGCGCCCGGCGATGTTCTGGCTGGGGGTGTCCTCCCACAGCACCTCGTTCATGGCCTCGCCGACGCTGTGCCGGCCGCCGGAGAGCGAGGCGGCGAAGCGGTCGTCGGTGAGCATCAGGCGCAGCGAGTTGCCGATCCAGTCGGCGGTCGGCTGGTGCCCGGCGGCCATCATCACCATGAGGTCCCGGGCCACGTCCTCGTCCGTGAACCCGGCGGTGTTGGAGAGCATCCGGGACGCGACGTCGTCGCCGGGCTCCGCGCGCCGCTCGGCCAGCAGCGCGTACACGGAGGTGGCGATGTGCCGCTGGCCGGCCAGCGCGGTGGGCCCGCCGTTGATCATGTCGTTCATCGCGACGACGAGGGCGGGGCCCTTGTCGTCGGAGAACCCGTAGAGCTTCGCCAGGACCCGTACGGGCAGCAGCATCGCGTAATCGGCGATCAGGTCGGTCGAACCGGCCGCGCAGAACGCGTCGATCAGCTCGTCCGCGAACTCCTCGGTGCTCTTGCGGAGTTCGAAGGGGTTCGTGGCCTCCAGGGCCTCGCAGATCACGGCGGCGCGGCGGCTGTGGCGTTCGCCGACCGTGTAGAGGATCGACGGCTGGGTCCGGCTGATCATCGGCATCAGCGGCCAGTCCTCGGGG is a genomic window of Streptomyces sp. NBC_00708 containing:
- a CDS encoding cytochrome P450, whose product is MTQCPHASAAGSVPLSGPRFQAEPAQLYREIRRDHGPVAPITLPGDIPAWLVLGYRELHQVTGDAALFSRDSQLWNQWDAIPEDWPLMPMISRTQPSILYTVGERHSRRAAVICEALEATNPFELRKSTEEFADELIDAFCAAGSTDLIADYAMLLPVRVLAKLYGFSDDKGPALVVAMNDMINGGPTALAGQRHIATSVYALLAERRAEPGDDVASRMLSNTAGFTDEDVARDLMVMMAAGHQPTADWIGNSLRLMLTDDRFAASLSGGRHSVGEAMNEVLWEDTPSQNIAGRWAARDTHLGGRHIKAGDLLVLSLAGANADPQVRTDGSTLTGGNNAFFSFSHGDHRCPFPAQETAEVIARTAIEVILDRLPDVDLAVPAEQLTRRPSPWLRGLTDLPVSFTPTPALGGPR